A region of Cucumis melo cultivar AY chromosome 2, USDA_Cmelo_AY_1.0, whole genome shotgun sequence DNA encodes the following proteins:
- the LOC103487230 gene encoding protein METHYLENE BLUE SENSITIVITY 1, with the protein MTGKAKPKKHTAKEIAAKIDAATTNRGGGKAGLADRSGHEKGGHAKFECPHCKITAPDVKSMQIHHESKHPKIPFEEDKVTNLHAVRVTAEASKPKPGVRGSYKK; encoded by the coding sequence ATGACGGGTAAGGCGAAGCCCAAGAAGCATACCGCGAAGGAGATCGCAGCTAAGATCGACGCAGCCACCACTAACAGAGGCGGCGGAAAGGCTGGCCTCGCCGACCGGTCTGGCCATGAGAAAGGCGGCCACGCCAAGTTTGAATGCCCGCACTGCAAGATTACGGCTCCTGATGTCAAGTCTATGCAGATTCATCACGAGTCCAAGCATCCCAAAATCCCTTTTGAGGAGGACAAGGTTACAAATCTCCACGCTGTTCGTGTTACTGCCGAGGCGTCGAAGCCAAAACCGGGTGTGAGAGGCAGCTACAAAAAGTGA